A part of Microbacterium atlanticum genomic DNA contains:
- a CDS encoding prepilin peptidase → MTPLDIFLIVVAGVFGLLIGSFLNVVAYRVPAGIPLTRESRCPHCDQPVRPWQNVPVLSWLFLRGRCVSCGASISPRYPVVEAVTAVAFAAVTWWVLAAPSTAGAAGTAVLVVAYLYLGAISVVLTLIDLDTHRLPNAIVLPSYVVGGILLTLASALTGDWAALLRGAIGLAALYLFYFVLRLVRPDGMGGGDVKLAGVLGLYLGYVGWGALIVGAFAAFVIGGVYGVALMALRRAGRKTAIPFGPWMILGAWVGLIAGEPIARWYVGLFTQ, encoded by the coding sequence GTGACGCCCCTCGACATCTTCCTCATCGTCGTCGCCGGAGTCTTCGGACTCCTGATCGGGTCGTTCCTCAACGTCGTCGCCTATCGCGTGCCCGCGGGCATCCCGCTCACCCGCGAGAGCCGGTGCCCCCACTGCGACCAGCCGGTGCGGCCGTGGCAGAACGTGCCGGTGCTGTCGTGGCTCTTCCTGCGCGGCCGGTGCGTCTCGTGCGGGGCGAGCATCTCGCCGCGGTATCCGGTCGTCGAAGCGGTGACCGCGGTCGCCTTCGCGGCCGTGACCTGGTGGGTGCTCGCCGCCCCGTCCACGGCCGGCGCCGCCGGCACCGCCGTGCTCGTGGTCGCCTACCTCTACCTCGGCGCGATCAGCGTCGTACTGACGCTCATCGACCTCGACACGCACCGGCTGCCGAACGCCATCGTGCTGCCGAGCTACGTCGTGGGCGGCATCCTGCTCACACTCGCCAGCGCGCTCACCGGCGACTGGGCGGCCCTCCTGCGCGGCGCGATCGGCCTGGCGGCCCTCTACCTCTTCTACTTCGTGCTGCGCCTCGTCCGGCCCGACGGCATGGGCGGCGGCGACGTCAAGCTCGCCGGCGTGCTCGGCCTCTACCTCGGGTACGTCGGCTGGGGCGCGCTGATCGTGGGCGCCTTCGCCGCCTTCGTCATCGGCGGCGTCTACGGCGTGGCGCTCATGGCATTGCGGCGGGCGGGGCGGAAGACCGCCATACCGTTCGGGCCGTGGATGATCCTGGGGGCCTGGGTGGGGCTCATCGCCGGCGAGCCCATCGCGCGCTGGTACGTCGGACTGTTCACGCAATGA
- a CDS encoding PilW family protein — MTVPADERDDGLGLIELIVAIVVSGIVLAGIATIFVRSWQTQEQVISVSEATNRGQLVASGIERAVRNSLFSQVSDSGRVLRVSTSLPGGLKCQGFRLSSDSGGTARFSASATALGADTAWAEWETGVLPQGTTPFFSKSIDGVVTYTFQIETESAPVRFTGTVASRSVQEGDNDSCWL, encoded by the coding sequence ATGACCGTTCCAGCAGACGAACGCGACGATGGGCTCGGACTGATCGAGCTCATCGTCGCGATCGTCGTGTCGGGGATCGTCCTGGCGGGAATCGCGACGATCTTCGTGCGGTCTTGGCAGACCCAGGAGCAGGTGATCTCGGTGTCGGAGGCCACCAACCGCGGTCAGCTCGTCGCGTCGGGCATCGAGCGCGCCGTCCGCAACTCGCTGTTCTCGCAGGTCTCGGACAGTGGCAGGGTGCTGCGGGTCAGCACGTCGCTGCCCGGCGGGCTCAAGTGCCAGGGGTTCCGGCTCTCGAGCGACTCGGGCGGAACCGCGCGGTTCTCGGCGTCGGCGACCGCCCTCGGCGCCGACACGGCGTGGGCGGAGTGGGAGACCGGTGTGCTGCCGCAGGGTACGACACCGTTCTTCAGCAAGTCCATCGACGGCGTCGTCACGTACACATTCCAGATCGAGACCGAATCGGCGCCGGTGCGCTTCACCGGCACGGTCGCATCCCGATCGGTGCAGGAGGGGGACAACGACTCATGCTGGCTCTGA
- a CDS encoding type IV pilus modification PilV family protein produces MNGLERNQVGLSLVEVVIAMLLLGLIAVAILPALWQGIQLSSQQSSTATATRFLNSLVEEARELEDCSTIPSVIGRTITDGKGAAMTSTGSLSGCASEAAATLSLSVTQNGETLATTTARIYIP; encoded by the coding sequence GTGAACGGGCTCGAGCGAAACCAGGTCGGCCTCAGCCTCGTCGAGGTCGTCATCGCGATGCTCCTCCTCGGGCTCATTGCGGTGGCCATCCTTCCCGCTCTGTGGCAGGGGATCCAGCTCTCGTCCCAGCAGTCGTCGACGGCGACCGCGACCCGCTTCCTCAACTCACTGGTCGAGGAGGCGAGGGAGCTCGAGGATTGCAGCACCATCCCGTCGGTGATCGGACGAACGATCACCGACGGGAAGGGCGCGGCCATGACGAGCACCGGCAGCCTGAGCGGCTGCGCTTCGGAGGCGGCTGCCACGCTGTCTCTCTCGGTCACCCAGAATGGCGAAACCCTGGCCACGACCACCGCACGGATCTACATTCCATGA
- a CDS encoding prepilin-type N-terminal cleavage/methylation domain-containing protein — protein MRAFIKNYIAAEKARREEEGREAGFSLIELIVVVVILGILVAIAIPVFGAIQAQAEQNAISAAAGNGATAVAAAVGDSDTNSTVAKAIAAGTNSEVTLTTTNTDTSDVDDICVTATKTGASAPWAKAGPGCTGAANSWTGATTP, from the coding sequence ATGCGTGCATTCATCAAGAACTACATCGCGGCCGAGAAGGCCCGTCGCGAGGAGGAGGGCCGCGAGGCCGGCTTCTCCCTCATCGAGCTCATCGTCGTGGTGGTGATCCTCGGCATCCTGGTGGCGATCGCCATTCCGGTGTTTGGAGCGATTCAGGCGCAGGCCGAGCAGAACGCCATCTCGGCCGCCGCCGGCAACGGTGCGACGGCAGTCGCGGCCGCGGTGGGAGACAGTGACACGAACTCCACGGTGGCGAAGGCCATTGCCGCGGGCACCAATTCGGAAGTCACCCTGACCACGACTAACACGGACACGTCTGACGTTGATGATATCTGCGTCACCGCGACGAAGACTGGTGCGAGCGCACCCTGGGCGAAGGCCGGACCGGGCTGCACAGGCGCAGCGAACAGCTGGACCGGAGCAACGACCCCGTAG
- a CDS encoding HNH endonuclease signature motif containing protein, giving the protein MELSSRTLSTWPAIFDDGLALPPDPWDEPAPDDELRPDLDVDALQATGELHRQSIKAIEYATVRSRALLAEQYAGIADVLRDAGERPDPWTGPDPTLDLEWRDPRGRTVAAVRAERREIAKRAAAAELAVCAGLSEATVRTLAFRVETLRQRCPRVWTAFASGQVSEHNANVVAQHAASLPDTAPDSWADYDAQVLDGSRRMPPPKFRLRARLVRERVHPESVDQRHRRAAEDRREWFTAEPDGMATLSIFGPAADVLAAHRRADAHARHLRAQPGEERTLAQLRADVLLDLLAHGETPQTGPAPEHAAVAITVPVMTLLGHDDAPATLDGYGPIDADIARRLAGRARSWVRILTHPVTGTVLDVDRRTYRVPRALRRWLGVRDPACIAPGCVRPARDCDMDHRVEWQYGGTTTDTNLSPLCKPHHVLKTESLWRLYRDEITGATWWITPMAQRVDPEPPPW; this is encoded by the coding sequence ATGGAGCTTTCATCGAGGACCCTGAGCACGTGGCCGGCGATCTTCGATGACGGTCTCGCGCTCCCGCCCGACCCGTGGGATGAGCCGGCGCCCGATGACGAGCTGCGTCCAGACCTCGACGTCGACGCCCTGCAGGCGACCGGCGAACTGCACAGGCAGTCGATCAAGGCCATCGAGTACGCGACAGTCCGCAGCCGCGCCCTGCTTGCCGAGCAGTACGCCGGCATCGCCGACGTGCTGCGCGATGCTGGGGAACGTCCTGACCCGTGGACGGGCCCCGATCCGACTCTCGATCTGGAGTGGCGAGACCCGCGGGGTCGCACCGTCGCAGCCGTGCGCGCTGAGCGCCGCGAGATCGCGAAACGCGCGGCCGCCGCTGAGCTCGCGGTGTGCGCGGGTCTGTCAGAGGCGACCGTGCGCACACTCGCCTTTCGCGTCGAGACGCTGCGTCAGCGGTGCCCCCGTGTGTGGACGGCGTTCGCGTCCGGTCAGGTCTCCGAGCACAACGCGAATGTCGTCGCCCAGCACGCCGCCTCGCTACCCGACACGGCGCCCGATTCGTGGGCGGACTACGACGCGCAGGTGCTGGACGGATCGCGACGGATGCCGCCACCGAAGTTCCGCCTCCGCGCTCGCCTGGTCCGCGAACGGGTGCACCCCGAGTCCGTCGATCAACGCCATCGCCGGGCTGCCGAGGACCGCCGGGAGTGGTTCACGGCGGAGCCTGACGGCATGGCGACGCTGAGCATCTTCGGACCGGCTGCCGATGTGCTCGCCGCGCATCGCCGCGCCGATGCGCACGCCCGGCATCTGCGTGCCCAGCCGGGCGAAGAGCGCACGCTCGCGCAGCTGCGCGCCGACGTCCTTCTCGATCTGCTCGCGCACGGAGAGACGCCGCAGACTGGTCCGGCTCCCGAGCATGCCGCCGTTGCGATCACCGTGCCGGTGATGACGCTCCTCGGCCACGACGACGCGCCCGCGACCCTCGACGGCTACGGTCCCATCGACGCCGACATCGCACGCCGCCTTGCAGGGCGAGCCCGCAGCTGGGTCCGCATCCTCACCCATCCCGTCACGGGCACCGTGCTGGACGTCGATCGGCGCACCTACCGGGTTCCTCGCGCCCTCCGCCGTTGGCTGGGAGTGCGCGACCCCGCCTGCATCGCCCCCGGGTGCGTGCGCCCCGCGCGCGACTGCGACATGGACCACCGCGTGGAATGGCAGTACGGCGGCACAACGACCGACACGAACCTCAGTCCACTGTGCAAGCCGCACCATGTGCTCAAGACCGAGAGCCTGTGGCGGCTCTACCGCGACGAGATCACCGGCGCGACGTGGTGGATCACGCCGATGGCGCAGCGGGTCGACCCCGAGCCACCGCCCTGGTGA